The region GCCGTCTAACCTCGCGGTAGTGGGTCGTTACGTGCTTGGCGCGGACATCTGGCCGCTGCTGGCGAAAACGCCTCCGGGAGCGGGTGACGAAATCCAGCTGACCGATTCCATCGCCATGTTGATGGATAAAGAAACCGTTGAGGCTTACCACATGAAAGGTAAGAGCCACGACTGCGGTAACAAACTGGGTTATATGCAGGCCTTCGTTGAATACGGCGTTCGCCACAATACGCTGGGTGAAGAGTTTAAAGCCTGGCTCAACGATACCGTTGGCGACAAGAAGTAATTAATCACCCAGGACAACGTGAATGAAAGTAACCGTATTTGGTATTGGCTACGTGGGGCTGGTACAGGCTGCTGTACTGGCGGAAGTTGGGCACGACGTGATGTGTATCGACGTTGACGCCAACAAGGTTGAGAACCTGAAAAAGGGGATCATCCCGATTTATGAACCCGGCCTCACGCCGCTGGTGAAGAAGAATTATGAAGAAGGGCGTCTGCATTTCAGCACTGACGCCGCAGAAGGCGTTAACCACGGCGTGATGCAGTTTATCGCCGTGGGTACGCCGCCGGACGAAGACGGCTCCGCTGACCTGAAATATGTGACGGCGGTAGCCCGTACCATCGCCCAGCATATGACCGGCCATAAAGTCGTGCTGGATAAATCCACCGTTCCGGTGGGCACTGCCGATAAAGTGCGTCAGGTGATGAGCGAAACGCTGAAAGCGCGCGGCGCGGATTTCCCGTTCGACGTGGTTTCTAACCCGGAGTTCCTGAAAGAGGGCGCCGCGGTTGCAGACTGCATGCGTCCTGAGCGTATCGTCGTCGGCACCGACAACGATGATGTTGTCGAACTGCTGCGCGAACTCTATGAGCCGTTCAACCGCAATCACGATCGCATGATCCTGATGGATATCCGCAGCGCAGAGCTGACCAAATACGCCGCCAACTGCATGCTGGCGACCAAAATCAGCTTTATGAACGAGATCTCCAACCTGGCGGAACGTCTGGGCGCGGATGTTGAAAAAGTGCGCCAGGGCATCGGCTCCGATTCCCGTATCGGCTACCACTTTATCTATCCGGGTTGCGGCTACGGCGGCTCCTGCTTCCCGAAAGACGTGCAGGCGCTGATCCGCACCGCGGAGCATATCGGTTACGTACCGCGTCTGCTGCGCGCGGTGGAAGACGTCAACAACGATCAGAAAATGAAGCTGCCGGAATTCATTCGCCGTCATTTTGGCGACAATCTCGAAGGCAAAACTTTCGCGTTGTGGGGTCTCTCCTTCAAACCGAATACCGACGACATGCGTGAAGCCTCAAGCCGCGTGCTGATGGAAGAGC is a window of Cronobacter muytjensii ATCC 51329 DNA encoding:
- a CDS encoding UDP-glucose dehydrogenase family protein → MKVTVFGIGYVGLVQAAVLAEVGHDVMCIDVDANKVENLKKGIIPIYEPGLTPLVKKNYEEGRLHFSTDAAEGVNHGVMQFIAVGTPPDEDGSADLKYVTAVARTIAQHMTGHKVVLDKSTVPVGTADKVRQVMSETLKARGADFPFDVVSNPEFLKEGAAVADCMRPERIVVGTDNDDVVELLRELYEPFNRNHDRMILMDIRSAELTKYAANCMLATKISFMNEISNLAERLGADVEKVRQGIGSDSRIGYHFIYPGCGYGGSCFPKDVQALIRTAEHIGYVPRLLRAVEDVNNDQKMKLPEFIRRHFGDNLEGKTFALWGLSFKPNTDDMREASSRVLMEELWKHGATVQAYDPEAMDETQRIYGHRADLRLMGTKEAALQGADALIICTEWQAFRAPDFDFIKNSLKEPVIFDGRNLYDPARLSKRGFVYYAIGRGASINIA